GCGTGCCCAGCTTCATTATTACCGCAGCAGCTCTTTTGGCATGCGAAAGCGGAAGAATACGAAAAGTGTGAAGAGCTTGATTTAAAAGATTGTATTGAGTGTGGTGCTTGCGCCTATGTCTGTCCAAGCGACATTCCATTAGTTCAATATTACCGCCAAGCGAAAGCAGAAATTCGTGAACGCCGCCTAGAATCAGAAGCCGCTGAACGAGCGAAACAACGCTTTGAAGCGAAAAAAGCACGCATGGAACGTGAGAAAGAAGAACGAGAAAATCGCCACAAAAAAGCAGCTGAACAACGCCGCCAGAAAATGACGGAAACCAGTGGCGGCAATGACGCAGTATCTGCAGCGATTGAGCGCGTAAAATCACAAAAACAAGCAACACAACAAGACGCAGGGCCAAAACCGGCTGTCGCTGCAGCAATTGCTCGTGCCAAAGCCCAACAAGCTGAAGCAATGAACAAAGATGCGGAGACCCCTGATAATAGCGAAATGATGAAATTACGTGAAGAACGTAAACGTCAGGCCCGTGAGCGTAAAGCCGCCCAGCAAGCACAAAAAGCGTCCCATTCAGAGCATGAATCTGCGACGAATGACACCGCTTCATCAACGGCGGACACTAATGAAGGCAATGGGAAAAAAGACGCCGTCGCCGCTGCTGTAGCTCGCGCCAAAGCACGTAAGCAGCAGCAAGCTGAGCCATCAAAAGATACAGTAGCTAACGAGACTGAAACCAGCAACGGCAGTGATAAGAAAGATGCCGTCGCCGCTGCGGTTGCTCGCGCTAAGGCACGTAAGCAGCAACAAGCACAACCTGACACCGACGACTCTCAGGCACAGCCAGCGCAAGACGCATCATCGCTAGCGTCGGCGCCGAATACGTCGCCAAGCGCAGATGATGAATCTCAGCCTGACGCTGACCCGAAAAAGGCCGCCGTCGCCGCTGCGATTGCTCGCGCCAAGGCACGTAAGCAGCAACAGGCACAATCTGACACCGATGACTCTCAAGCACAGCAAGCGCAAGACGCATCATCGCTAGCACCCGAGCCGAATACGTCGCCCAGCGCAGATGATGAATCTCAGCCTGACGCTGACCCGAAAAAGGCCGCCGTCGCCGCTGCGATTGCTCGCGCCAAGGCACGTAAGCAGCAACAGGCACAATCTGACACCGATGACTCTCAAGAACAGCAAGCGCAAGACGCATCATCGCTAGCATCGGCGCCGAATACGGCGCCAAGCACGGATGATGAATCTCAGCCTGACGCTGACCCGAAAAAGGCCGCCGTCGCCGCTGCGATTGCTCGCGCCAAAGCACGTAAGCAGCAACAGGCACAATCTGACACTGATGACTCTCAGGCAGAGCAAGACGCATCATCGCTAGCATCGGCGCCGAATACGTCGCCAAGCACAGATGATGAGCCTCAGCCTGACGCTGACCCGAAAAAGGCCGCCGTCGCCGCTGCGATTGCTCGTGCCAAAGCACGTAAGCAGCAACAGGCACAAT
This DNA window, taken from Vibrio palustris, encodes the following:
- the rsxC gene encoding electron transport complex subunit RsxC: MDNMSLIEQIKSGKLWDFPGGIHPPENKKQSTKKPLADAGVPHELILPLKQHIGRAGSVSVKVGDHVLKGQPLTQCNTAFTVPIHAPTSGTIKAIEDRTVPHPSGLSEPCLILESDGDDRWIERTPYRDYHLATPADVIEHIRQAGISGMGGAGFPTARKIESGQAKIDMVIINAAECEPYITADDALMREYAADIIAGIEVVEHILSPKLTIIGIEDNKPQAIKALETAAQHHDNIVIRVVPTKYPSGGAKQLIKLLTNQEVPSGRRSSELGQMVFNVGTVHAIKHAVMDGEPLIQRVVTLTGKAIKHPQNVWARLGTPIQFLLDQFGYKEDKKVPRLIMGGPLMGFTLPHSGVPITKISNCILAPTRRELAPPKPEMPCIRCSACADACPASLLPQQLFWHAKAEEYEKCEELDLKDCIECGACAYVCPSDIPLVQYYRQAKAEIRERRLESEAAERAKQRFEAKKARMEREKEERENRHKKAAEQRRQKMTETSGGNDAVSAAIERVKSQKQATQQDAGPKPAVAAAIARAKAQQAEAMNKDAETPDNSEMMKLREERKRQARERKAAQQAQKASHSEHESATNDTASSTADTNEGNGKKDAVAAAVARAKARKQQQAEPSKDTVANETETSNGSDKKDAVAAAVARAKARKQQQAQPDTDDSQAQPAQDASSLASAPNTSPSADDESQPDADPKKAAVAAAIARAKARKQQQAQSDTDDSQAQQAQDASSLAPEPNTSPSADDESQPDADPKKAAVAAAIARAKARKQQQAQSDTDDSQEQQAQDASSLASAPNTAPSTDDESQPDADPKKAAVAAAIARAKARKQQQAQSDTDDSQAEQDASSLASAPNTSPSTDDEPQPDADPKKAAVAAAIARAKARKQQQAQSDTDDSQAEPEQDASSLASAPNTAPSVDDEPQPDADPKKAAVAAAIARAKARKAANKQRPSNNSEEND